CGCAAACGCCGGTGTTTGCGATCAATGCCAAGGACGAAAAAAGCGTGGCCGTGTTGCTGCCGTTTCTCGGTCTCGGCGCATCGGTGGTGCTGGTCGGATCGTCGGGCGCGGGCAAATCCACCCTGACCAATACCTTGATCGGTCATCAGCGCCAAGCTACCGGCGAAGTCCGTGAGCATGACAGTCGTGGTCGCCACACCACCACCCATCGCGCGCTGATCCAGCTGCCGAGCGGTGGTTGCCTGATCGATACGCCAGGCATGCGCGAGCTGAAACTCACCGGCGAAGAAGACCTCGCCGCCGCGAGTTTTGCCGACATCGATGCTCTCGCGCAGACCTGTCGTTTCAGCGACTGCGCGCACGCCGCCGAGCCGGGTTGCGCGATCCTCGCCGCGCTGGCGTCCGGCGAACTCGACCAAGGGCGTTGGGATAGCTACATCAAGCTGCGCGACGAGCGCGATGCCGCCAGCGACAGCCTCGAAGCCCAGCTCAAGCGCAAGGCCGAAGGCCGCGTGCCGGGCAAGGCGCTGAACAAACGCACGGCGGAGAAGTACGGACGGAGCTAGCGCGATATCGAAGCGAAGCTCGGCTTTATCACTGCCCACAAGCGCTGGATCCTGCATTCGCGAGGATGAGGTTCAACGTAGGTTGACGCGCGTAAATGCGATTCTTGTGGGTGCCGCGCACATTTGGTACTTGGTCGCGCGCCGGATTTCTGTTAATTTTAAGTTGTAGGGCTGTGCCTAGGCGTATTTGCATGTTGATGTCAGTCAAAAATATGATGTTCATCGCTCTGGCATGCGTCAGCGCCAGTGCGTTTGCGCAGGTCGATACGCGCGCCGGTGCGCTGGTCGCTGTCAGCCCGATTGTGATGCCGCAGTCCAGCAACCCTGTGCTGCACGACCAGACCAGCAATGCGGTGCCGCCGCTCGGCGCTTCTGCGCAGCAATTGCTCGCCACGCCGGGTACGCTGGATACGCAAGCCGCCGACGATATCGTGATCACCGATGCGTCCGGCTGGTCGATCACCCAGATCAATTTTGTTGTTGCCACGGATAACGGCAAGAATCCGGCAGCGCAGGCCGCCAGCGTAAATATCGTCGCCGACGGCAACGGCCTGCCGAACGACAAGGTGCTGTTCTGTCAGGCTAACAACGTCGTGCCGACTTTCAATACGTCCGGCAACGTCATGAGCGTCATATTTCCGACCGTATGCAAATTGCCGGCCGGACATTATTGGGTGGAGTTGCAAGCGCTCAGTAACTTCAGCGTGAATGGCAATTTTGTGTGGGAAGCACGCACCACGCAGTCGGATAGCCCGGCGGTTTGGCGCAATCCCGGCGGACATTTTCCGGGCGGCCCGGCATGCCCGAGCTGGGCCACCCTCGCCAACTGCCAGATTGCCGGAAATTTCGTTGGCCATGTCGTCGCGCCCGATTTGTTGTTCCAGGTTCTGGGTGCGCGTATCGAAGCCGATCCACCTGCCTTGCCGGCACTTTCGCTGTGGTCCGTACTTGTGTTGAGCGGATTATTGGCGCTGTTCGCTGGCTTGCCGATGCTGCGCACGCCGCGCTGATCCTGAACCTCCTGGCGCGATGTGCCCGAACTTGCCAGACCGCATGGGTCAGGGCAGGATTGGCGCATGGACATAGCCGCTACCGGCAACACGGATTCCACCTATTACGCCACGCTTGACCGGCGCCTCGTCGCCGCGGTCAAAGGTATTCACCTGCTCGCTTCGGTGAGCTGGCCGGCCGCCGCGCAACAGCAATTTCTGCAGGACTGGCGACGCGGTAATGCAAGCTTGCCGAGCATCGTTTATACGACGCATGACTACAGCGCCACGCGCGCCGAGCTGGCGAGTATCCACACTGCTTGCGATGCGCAACATCCGCTCGGCGATTATCTGCGACGCACGATTTCGTCCTGGCGCATCGCCACCGAGTTGCTGGAAAATCTTGGGTCAGCGAAGGTCACGGACTACTCGATCCGCCTGTACGGCAAGCCCGGCGATGCGTTGCCCGGCAGCGAGGTCAACAACGTCGATGCAGCGCGGCATTTCATTTCGGTCGCACACGAACTCGGCGAAGGCGATCTGATCGATCAGGCCGAATATCATCTCAGCGCCGAACAGGTGCAGGCGACGCTGCAAAAGCAGATCGATGCGTTTTTCGTGCATCACAAGATCAGCGTGGTGGTTGATCCCGATCTCGTATCGAAGGCCGCTGCCGGACCGACCCGGATTCGCTTGCGTTCCGCCACGGAGTTTTCCGAATACGACGTACACCAGTTGCTCGAACACGAAGCCTTTGTGCATTCGCTGACCGCGCTGAATGGTCGCGAACAGCCGGTGCTAAGCAGCCTCGCGCGCAACTCGCCGCGCATCACCGCCACGCAGGAAGGCCTGGCCACGTTCGCCGAACTCATCACCGGGCAGATCGATATCGAACGCATGCAGCGCATCTCGTTGCGCATCGTCGCGATCGACATGGCCTTGCGCGGCGCCGACTTCATCGAAGTGTTCAAGTTCTTTCTCGGCGAAGGCCAGAGCGAGCAGGATGGGTTCAGTTCGGCGATGCGCGTGTTTCGCGGTGTGCCGCTGACCGGCGGCGCCGCGTTCACCAAGGACACGGTATATCTGCACGGTTTGCTTTCGGTGCATACCTATTTCCGGCTCGCGTTGAAACATCGACGTTTCCACGTTTGCCGCAATCTGTTTGCCGGCAAGATGACCTTGATGGATGCGTTGCGGCTCGAACCGTTTTTCGAAGACGGCACGATCAAGGCGCCGCTGTACGTGCCGCACTGGCTCAGTCGCGCGCGCGGGCTGGCCGGGCAACTGGCGTTTTCGTTGTTTGCCAATCGCATCCGCATGGATCGTGTCGAGCAGGAATTTCTCGCGCGTCGCGGCAATCTCGCCGAAACCGCCGAAGAGGCATAAACACGCTGTGTTATAGTCGTTCGCGGCGCGTTGAAGCCTGATTTATCGCCGCTTCCGTGCCCGTCATCGTTATCCCCGGACGCCGCCCGGCGTCTCAGCCACACAGCGTCTGCCCATGGCCACTGCCGAAGAACTCAAACAAGCTGCTCTCGAATATCATCGTCGTGCGCCAGCCGGAAAAATCAAGGTCGCGCCGACCAAATCGTTGGTGACACAACGCGATCTGTCGCTCGCTTATTCGCCCGGCGTCGCCGCCGCGTGCGAAGCGATTGTCGAAGATCCGAGCCAGGTTTCCAGCCTCACCGCGCGCGGCAATCTGGTCGCAGTTATCACCAACGGCACGGCCGTGCTTGGACTTGGTGCGATCGGTCCGCTCGCCGCCAAACCGGTGATGGAAGGCAAGGGCGTCCTGTTCCAGAAATTCGCTGGCATCGATGTGTTCGACATCGAGATCAACGAGCTCGATCCCGACAAACTGGTCGACATCATCGCCTCGCTCGAACCGACTTTCGGCGGCATCAATCTCGAAGACATCAAGGCGCCGGAATGTTTTTACGTCGAGCGCAAGTTGCGCGAGCGCGTCAAGATCCCGGTGTTCCATGACGACCAGCACGGCACTGCGATTATCGTCGGTGCGGCGATCACGAATGCGTTGTACGTCGTCGGCAAAAAAATCGAGGACGTCAAACTCGTGGTGTCCGGCGCCGGTGCGGCCGGCCTCGCGTGCCTGGACATGCTGGTGCAGCTCGGCGCGCGTTACGAAAATATTCTGGTCTCGGATAAATGCGGCGTGGTCTACACCGGCCGCGTCGAGGAAATGGACGACAACAAGGTGCGTTACGCGCGCGAAACCTCGGCGCGAACGCTCGGTGAAATCATCGATGGCGCGGATATTTTTCTCGGTCTTTCCGCACCGGGTGTTTTGACCCAGGACATGGTCAAGCGCATGGCGGCGAGTCCGATCATTCTCGCGCTGGCCAATCCGACGCCGGAGATTTTGCCCGAGCTCGTCAAGGAAGTTCGCCCCGACGCGATCATGGCGACCGGACGTTCGGACTACCCGAACCAGGTCAACAACGTCTTGTGTTTCCCATACATTTTTCGCGGTGCCCTGGATGTCGGCGCGACCACGGTCAACGAGGCGATGAAGATCGCCTGCGTGCGTGCGATCGCCGAACTCGCGCGGCGCGAAATGTCGGATGTCGCGGCGCGTGCTTACGGCGGCAAAAGTCTGTCGTTCGGCCCGGAATATCTGATCCCGCAACCGTTCGATCCGCGCCTGCTGGTTTCGCTGGCGCCGGCCGTGGCGAAAGCCGCGATGGACTCCGGCGTGGCGACACGACCGATCGCCGATCTCGAAGCGTACCGCGAGCGTCTGAGCCAGTTTGTATTCCGCACCGGGTTTGTCATGAAGCCGGTATTCGAGCACGCCAAGGAAGATCCGAAGCGCGTGGTCTATGGCGAAGGCGAGGAAGAAATCGTGCTGCGCGCGGTGCAGACCGTTGTCGACGAAGGCCTCGCCCGACCGATCCTGATCGGACGTCCGGCGGTGATCGAGCGGCGCATCCAGCGCATCGGTCTGCGTATTCGTCCTGGTATCGATTTCGAACTCTGCAACATCGATGACGATCCGCGTTTCCACGACTACGCGACGCAATACCATCGCATGATGGAGCGCCGCGGTGTCACCCCGCAAATGGCCAAGGCGTTCGTGCGTTCGCGCTCGAGTGTGGTCGCCGCGCTGATGGTCGAGCGTGGTGAAGCCGATGCGGTGATCTGCGGCGTGGTCGGTCGTTATCACCAGAAACTGCGTTATATCCGCGACGTGTTCGGTCTCGATCCCGACGTCAACGAACCCGCCGCGATGTGCATCGTTGCCGGCGACAAGGGCGTGTTCTTTTTCGTCGATACGCATGTGCAATGCGATCCGTGCGCCGAGCAGATTGCCACGGCGACCTTGCAGGCGGCGCTGCGTATGAAACTGTTCGGCATTCCGCCGAAAGTTGCGCTGTTGTCGCACTCGAATTTCGGCAGCCACGATGATGCTTCCGCGCGCAAGATGCGCCGTGTGCTGGAGATCCTGCGCGAGCGCGATCCCGATCTCGAAGTCGAAGGCGAGATGCATGCCGACACCGCGCTCAACGAAGAAATTCGCACACGCCTGTTCCCGAATTCGCGCCTCAGCGGTCGCGCCAACCTGTTTGTGTTTCCGAATCTGGACTCGGCCAACATCGCCTACAACATGGTGCGCGAACTCACCGAGGGCGTGGTGATCGGGCCGATCCTCATGGGCGTGGCGAAACCCGCACATGTGCTGACATCGTCATCGACGGTGCGCCGAGTGATCAACATGACCGCGATTGCGTGCGTCGAGGCACAGCTGCGCAACGGTCCGACGCAAGTGGCAGCCGAGACGATTTAATCGAAGCTATCTGTTTTGCTCGCGCGACGCTGTCGTCGCCGCGCTGACGCATCAAATGGCGTCGAAACTGTCGGCAAAAATCGTGTCGCGTGGACGCACCTGCCAGCCGATGTCCTTGAGCAGCGAGTAGGTCAAATCAGTGTTGTTGAACACACCGGATTGCAGCACCGGCTCCATCAACAAATTCGGGCTTACCGCTGCGCTCGAAAAGTGCGACACACTTGAACCGGGTTGTACCGTAGCCGGTGCAAACATCCGCATATGCCCGCCGTTGGTGCCCGCACTAGTCGGCGCAAATGTCGCGAGATCGGCGGTGACATTGGCACCGAGCCAGACCAGATTCGGATCGCTGGTGACACCCGCCGCGCGTTGCGCATTTGTCATGTCTTTCCAGAGCAGGCCGGTGTTGGTGGATGAGGCGAGGAAATACGTCCAGATATCGGGGATGCCCGCACTGCTCAGGCTACCCTGCGGTTGGCCCGAGCCGCAGCCGGATGCGTCCGTGCACACCAGTGTGAGGAAACCGAGCCCGTGGCCGAGTTCGTGCAGCACCGTGGGGTACAGGCCGAAGGTACCTGAAGGAATCGGCGTTGCCGGATTCACGCCGTAATAAAATCGCGTGCCGGCGGCAATACAGCCGTTGTCGATGCTGCTGTTGAAGCTGGCTTGGATGTCCGCGGCGCCGGAATTTCCGTCGGCACCGAGTAGCGATTCGGCCAATGCCTCAGCATAAAACGTATTGGCGTGGCCACTTGGCGGCGTCGGCACTAGCGTGATGAAACTTGTCGGTCCAGCTTCGCCGAGCACGCCGCTACCGCTGCTACACGGCAATGAATCGAAGCTCGCGATTATGCGAATGATCAGATTACTTTTCAGCAGCGCACCCCATTCGCGCGCGACCGCTTGAAACAGATACAGCCGCTGCGCGCCGAGAGTCGTGCCCGGATTACCACCTTCGGGCGTCTTGGGCGTGGTGTCGTTAAAACCCACACCCGCCATATCGTTGTTGATGATGACGATCACCGCGGCGTTCGCATTTGCGCCGAGCAATGCAAAAGATAACAGCATCAGTGGCGCCAGCAACCGACGCAGATTCATGGCGATTTCTCCCCATTCGTTTTTATCGGATCGCCGAGCTTGATCGTCGCGGGGTTTGCCGCAGCACTCGGCGCGCAGATTTCATCATAGCTGCCGTCGGCATTTAAACGCACCGAACTGCGCATCATGATTTGGCCGTTGG
The sequence above is drawn from the Pseudolysobacter antarcticus genome and encodes:
- the rsgA gene encoding ribosome small subunit-dependent GTPase A, encoding MQISPEQLVQLGAIGWRTETLLPADTVGKLVRVIAQHRNGYRVHDGVEEFGAQPAPRFLKRDADPQIRPAVGDFVLLAPLGPALIETVLPRRSLLTRAAAGERYQRQSIAANVDSVIVLMGLDGDFNPRRIERYLLLIEGSGALPVIALSKQDLLSADNCAAAIAAMHEVVPPQTPVFAINAKDEKSVAVLLPFLGLGASVVLVGSSGAGKSTLTNTLIGHQRQATGEVREHDSRGRHTTTHRALIQLPSGGCLIDTPGMRELKLTGEEDLAAASFADIDALAQTCRFSDCAHAAEPGCAILAALASGELDQGRWDSYIKLRDERDAASDSLEAQLKRKAEGRVPGKALNKRTAEKYGRS
- a CDS encoding flavohemoglobin expression-modulating QEGLA motif protein — its product is MDIAATGNTDSTYYATLDRRLVAAVKGIHLLASVSWPAAAQQQFLQDWRRGNASLPSIVYTTHDYSATRAELASIHTACDAQHPLGDYLRRTISSWRIATELLENLGSAKVTDYSIRLYGKPGDALPGSEVNNVDAARHFISVAHELGEGDLIDQAEYHLSAEQVQATLQKQIDAFFVHHKISVVVDPDLVSKAAAGPTRIRLRSATEFSEYDVHQLLEHEAFVHSLTALNGREQPVLSSLARNSPRITATQEGLATFAELITGQIDIERMQRISLRIVAIDMALRGADFIEVFKFFLGEGQSEQDGFSSAMRVFRGVPLTGGAAFTKDTVYLHGLLSVHTYFRLALKHRRFHVCRNLFAGKMTLMDALRLEPFFEDGTIKAPLYVPHWLSRARGLAGQLAFSLFANRIRMDRVEQEFLARRGNLAETAEEA
- a CDS encoding NADP-dependent malic enzyme, producing the protein MATAEELKQAALEYHRRAPAGKIKVAPTKSLVTQRDLSLAYSPGVAAACEAIVEDPSQVSSLTARGNLVAVITNGTAVLGLGAIGPLAAKPVMEGKGVLFQKFAGIDVFDIEINELDPDKLVDIIASLEPTFGGINLEDIKAPECFYVERKLRERVKIPVFHDDQHGTAIIVGAAITNALYVVGKKIEDVKLVVSGAGAAGLACLDMLVQLGARYENILVSDKCGVVYTGRVEEMDDNKVRYARETSARTLGEIIDGADIFLGLSAPGVLTQDMVKRMAASPIILALANPTPEILPELVKEVRPDAIMATGRSDYPNQVNNVLCFPYIFRGALDVGATTVNEAMKIACVRAIAELARREMSDVAARAYGGKSLSFGPEYLIPQPFDPRLLVSLAPAVAKAAMDSGVATRPIADLEAYRERLSQFVFRTGFVMKPVFEHAKEDPKRVVYGEGEEEIVLRAVQTVVDEGLARPILIGRPAVIERRIQRIGLRIRPGIDFELCNIDDDPRFHDYATQYHRMMERRGVTPQMAKAFVRSRSSVVAALMVERGEADAVICGVVGRYHQKLRYIRDVFGLDPDVNEPAAMCIVAGDKGVFFFVDTHVQCDPCAEQIATATLQAALRMKLFGIPPKVALLSHSNFGSHDDASARKMRRVLEILRERDPDLEVEGEMHADTALNEEIRTRLFPNSRLSGRANLFVFPNLDSANIAYNMVRELTEGVVIGPILMGVAKPAHVLTSSSTVRRVINMTAIACVEAQLRNGPTQVAAETI